A segment of the Brevibacterium zhoupengii genome:
GGGTGATGACGACTGCCGACACCTTCAAGCACGGTGAGTACATCGAAGTCGAGGACACCCTGGCGGCAACTTTGAAGTTCACAAGCGGTGCCATCGCCCAGTTCACTGCATCGACAGCGCTCACTCCTGCCCTCGGCCAGCGAATCGCCATCACCGGAAGCACCGGTGCCACCGTCGGACTCCTGGAATATCCCGAGGGCACCGAGGCAGTCAATGACGTCTGGGCGGTGTCGGAACAACAAACGTTTGACGGCCCGAGAGAGGTCTTGGCCGATGTTTCCCTAGATCGGATCAACGCATCCCTGGCGCCCTTCCACGCTGCGCAGATCGTTGACTTCGTAGCGGCAGTTCGCTCCGGTGCGACACCGCTGGTGAGCGGACAAGACGCACTGCGGTCACTGCGCACGATGAGCGCAATGTATCAGTCGATGCGATCCGGGCAGCCCGAATCTCCCGAGACGACGGACCGCCCTGTCGGTTCGGAAAGCATTGGGGTCCCTGAATCGCACAGTCATCCACAAACACAGAACTCTCTTGCAGGACAGGACGACGTCGCATGAACGACATTGGAATTGCACATCTGAGTCTGCTCCAGTTGGAACCAGACGAACTGATCGACATCGCTGCGCAGTCAGGGTTCGACTTTGTCGGCATCCGCGTTCGTGGTGCGACACCAACAGAACAGATACCTGACCAGTCACCAGGTTCAATGATGTCTCGGTCGACAATCGCCCGTCTCGACGACACCGGAGTTCGAGTGCGTGATATCGAATTCCTGTCACTTGACGGACATACAGGTCGCGAAGCCTGGCTTCCGATGCTCGAGGCGGGCGCGGCACTGGGCGCTACGACTCTCAACCTCGCCGGGCAGGACCCGGACACTTCTCGGCTTGCAGACACCCTCGCCGAACTTGTCTCCGACGCTGCGGCATACGGGATCGTCCCGGCGTTGGAACCGATCAGCTACAACGCCATCAGCACAGTTGGTCAAGCCTCAGAACTTGCCTCGTCGGCAGGTGCACACTTGATGCTTGACCCTCTCCATATCCAGCGCGGAGGAAGCACTCCCAGCGATGTTGCACAGCTAGATCCATCGTTGATTCCGGTACTGCAGCTGTGCGATGGACCACTCGATGTTCCGAACTCCATTGAGATCAGGGAGCCGTTGCCCCGCGGCATGACTGCTGATGGCGAACCACGAAAGGTGGAGTCACGCGCCCATCGGCTGCCACCGGGTGACGGCGAGCTCCCGCTTGTCGACCTCATTCGGTCTGCGCCTGCTGGGATACCGCTGAGCCTGGAAGTCCCCAATGCTCAAATTACTGCGGAACTCGGCGCTCTCAATTATGCGAAGCAGCTCAGGCGTTCAACAGAGAGGTTGTTGTCAGAGGTATGAACGGCTTCAGCTCGAGTCCAGGCCCCAAAGAAGCGCCGGAAACCGGCCCAACGACCAATGACCGTACGGTTCTGCTCGGCTTGCTCGGGGAGAACATTGCCCAGTCGCTGACCCCAGTGATGCATGAGAATGAAGCGAAGAGGCAGGGGATTCCGCTCGTATATCGTATTATCG
Coding sequences within it:
- a CDS encoding sugar phosphate isomerase/epimerase family protein; its protein translation is MNDIGIAHLSLLQLEPDELIDIAAQSGFDFVGIRVRGATPTEQIPDQSPGSMMSRSTIARLDDTGVRVRDIEFLSLDGHTGREAWLPMLEAGAALGATTLNLAGQDPDTSRLADTLAELVSDAAAYGIVPALEPISYNAISTVGQASELASSAGAHLMLDPLHIQRGGSTPSDVAQLDPSLIPVLQLCDGPLDVPNSIEIREPLPRGMTADGEPRKVESRAHRLPPGDGELPLVDLIRSAPAGIPLSLEVPNAQITAELGALNYAKQLRRSTERLLSEV